A single genomic interval of Aythya fuligula isolate bAytFul2 chromosome 28, bAytFul2.pri, whole genome shotgun sequence harbors:
- the POGZ gene encoding pogo transposable element with ZNF domain isoform X4 — MAFFFSPCRMADTDLFMECEEEELEPWQKISDVIEDSVVEDYNSVDKTATAGNPLVQQGGQPLILTQNPASGLGTMVTQPVLRPVQIMQNANHVTNSPVTSQPIFITTQGFPVRNVRPVQNTMNQVGIVLNVQQGQTVRPITLVPAPGTQFVKPTVGVPQVFSQMAQVRPGTTMPVRPTTNTFTTVIPATLTIRSTVPQSQAQQQMSIASFVTVKRPGVTGENSNEVAKLVNTLNTIPSLGQSPGPLVVSNSSPVHGSQRSSVSESSSSSSSLKVSSSPIPTFDLQDGGRKVCPRCDAQFRVTEALRGHMCYCCPEMVEFLKKRKSLDSEPNIQSAKPPSPEKTTAVASPPSSTPIPALSPPAKAPEPSENIVDSSQSKLIMLVDDFYYGRDGGKVSQLLNFPKVPTSFRCPHCTKRLKNNIRFMNHMKHHVELDQQNGEVDVHTICQHCYRQFSTPFQLQCHLENVHSPYESTTKCKICEWAFESEPMFLQHMKDTHKPGEMPYVCQVCQYRSSLYSEVDSHFRMIHEDTRHLLCPYCLKVFKNGNAFQQHFMRHQKKSVYHCNKCRLQFLFAKDKIEHKLQHHKTFRKPKQLEGLKPGTKVTIRASRGQPRTVPISSNDMSQGTGQDTTQLSSSTDPQPIFLYPPVQRNVQKRAVKKMSVLGRQTCLECSFEIPDFPNHFPTYVHCSQCRYSTCCSRAYANHMINNHVPRKSPKYLALFKNYTACGVKLSCSSCLFVTSEGDAMAKHLVFNPSHEFSNIIFRGPSWISHSRHVQPQDKSMKNTCSAYSPSKAATVKTKSMLPAKDDLEPELAPAAYNRPLVCQEEECLNIDAQEDEQPTKEPEPASKKEQLSVKKLRVVLFALCCNTEQAAEHFRNPQRRIKRWLRRFQAFQEENLASLSEGKYLSLEAEEKLAEWVLTQREQQLPVNEETLFQKATKIGRSLEGGFKISYEWAVRFMLRHHLSTHTRRAVAHPLPKDVEDNASCFIEFVQRQIHTQDLPLSMIAAIDEISLFLDVEVLSSDDRKENALQTVGTGDPWCDVVLTILADGSVLPTLVFYRGHVQQPANVPESIMLEAKENGYSDDEVMELWATRVWQKHTECQNSKGMLVLDCHRTHLSEEVLSLLSASSTLPAVVPAGCSSKIQPLDVCIKRTVKNFLHKKWKEQAKEMADSTCDSDILLQLVLCWLAEVLEVISDSPELVQQSFLVASVLPGPDGTANSPTRNADMQEELIASLEEQLKLNGEQQQQAATEVQDRTQAEESADPEILHQLFEGESETESFYGFEDADLDLMEI, encoded by the exons AtggctttcttcttttccccttgcagGATGGCGGACACAGACCTTTTTATGGAatgtgaggaggaggagctggagccaTGGCAGAAAATCAGTGATGTGATTGAAGATTCTGTTGTTGAGGATTATAACTCGGTTGATAAAACTGCTACGG ctgGCAATCCTCTTGTTCAGCAAGGTGGACAGCCGCTGATCCTTACCCAGAACCCAGCCTCAGGTCTGGGCACAATGGTAACCCAGCCAGTATTGCGACCTGTACAGATCATGCAGAATGCCAATCACGTCACGAATTCTCCAGTGACCAGCCAGCCGATCTTCATAACGACCCAG GGTTTTCCTGTGAGGAATGTGCGGCCTGTGCAAAACACAATGAATCAAGTTGGAATTGTCCTGAATGTACAGCAAGGTCAAACAGTTAGACCCATCACCCTAGTCCCAG cCCCAGGTACCCAGTTTGTTAAACCAACAGTTGGCGTTCCTCAGGTGTTCTCTCAAATGGCCCAGGTGAGACCAGGTACAACCATGCCGGTCCGACCCACCACCAACACTTTCACTACGGTCATTCCGGCCACGCTTACCATCAGGAGCACAGTGCCACAGTCCCAGGCACAACAGCAAA TGAGTATTGCAAGTTTTGTGACTGTAAAGAGACCCGGAGTGACTGGCGAGAATAGCAACGAGGTTGCGAAGCTCGTGAATACTCTGAACACCATTCCTTCCTTAGGCCAGAGCCCTGGCCCCCTTGTGGTGTCCAACAGCAGCCCTGTGCATGGTTCCCAGAGATCTAGTGTTTCAGAGTCCTCGTCGTCATCGTCATCGTTAAAAG TCAGTTCATCTCCTATTCCCACATTTGATTTGCAAGATGGTGGCAGGAAGGTCTGCCCAAGATGCGATGCTCAGTTTCGAGTCACTGAAGCTTTAAGAGGACATATGTGT tacTGCTGCCCTGAAATGGTTGAATTcctcaagaaaagaaaatctctaGATTCTGAACCAAACATTCAATCTGCAAAGCCTCCATCTCCAGAAAAAACTACAGCTGTTGCTTCACCGCCCTCTTCCACTCCTATCCCTGCGCTGTCCCCACCTGCTAAAGCTCCAGAGCCAAGTGAAAACATAGTTGACTCATCCCAAAGTAAGCTTATTATGTTAGTAGATGATTTCTACTATGGCAGAGATGGTGGCAAAGTGAGTCAGCTACTGAACTTCCCCAAGGTTCCAACTTCCTTCAGGTGTCCACACTGCACCAAGAGGCTAAAGAACAACATAAG ATTTATGAATCACATGAAGCACCATGTTGAACTGGATCAGCAAAATGGAGAGGTGGATGTCCACACCATCTGTCAGCACTGTTACAGGCAGTTCTCCACTCCGTTTCAGCTGCAGTGTCACTTAGAGAATGTTCACAGTCCCTATGAGTCAACAA caaAATGTAAGATTTGTGAATGGGCATTTGAGAGTGAACCAATGTTCCTACAGCACATGAAGGACACTCACAAGCCTGGGGAGATGCCCTATGTTTGTCAG GTCTGCCAGTATCGTTCATCTCTCTATTCTGAAGTGGATAGCCACTTCCGAATGATCCATGAAGACACGCGGCACCTGCTCTGTCCTTACTGTCTTAAAGTCTTTAAGAATGGCAATGCTTTCCAACAGCATTTCATGAGGCATCAG AAGAAGAGTGTTTATCATTGCAACAAGTGTAGACTCCAATTCCTGTTTGCCAAGGATAAAATTGAACACAAGCTGCAGCATCACAAAACTTTCCGAAAGCCCAAACAATTAGAAGGATTGAAACCTGGAACCAAG GTTACAATCAGGGCATCCAGAGGACAGCCACGGACAGTGCCGATATCTTCAAATGACATGTCACAGGGCACTGGACAGGACACCACTCAGCTGTCATCGTCTACAGATCCCCAGCCCATCTTCCTGTACCCACCTGTCCAGAGGAACGTCCAGAAGAGAGCAGTCAAAAAAAT GAGCGTCCTGGGGAGGCAGACTTGCCTGGAGTGCAGCTTCGAAATCCCTGACTTCCCAAACCACTTTCCTACCTACGTTCACTGTTCGCAGTGCCGTTACAGCACTTGCTGCTCCCGAGCTTATGCCAACCACATGATCAA CAACCACGTTCCCCGGAAGAGTCCAAAATACTtggctttgtttaaaaactatACTGCCTG tgGTGTAAAGCTGTCCTGTTCCTCCTGTCTCTTTGTAACATCTGAGGGTGATGCAATGGCCAAACATCTGGTCTTCAATCCATCACATGAGTTTAGTAATATTATTTTCCGAG GGCCTTCTTGGATATCACATTCCAG GCACGTTCAGCCCCAGGACAAAAGCATGAAGAATACATGCTCTGCCTATTCCCCAAGTAAAGCTGCTACTGTGAAAACGAAGTCTATGTTACCTGCGAAAGATGACCTGGAGCCTGAGCTGGCACCAGCAGCCTACAACAGGCCTCTGGTCTGCCAGGAAGAAGAGTGCTTAAATATTGATGCTCAAGAAGATGAGCAGCCAACAAAGGAGCCTGAACCTGCAAGCAAAAAGGAGCAGCTGTCAGTAAAGAAGCTGCGAGTCGTactgtttgctttgtgctgcaaCACTGAACAGGCAGCAGAGCACTTCCGAAATCCTCAGAGGCGGATCAAGCGCTGGCTACGGAGGTTTCAAGCTTTCCAAGAAGAGAACTTGGCATCCCTGTCAGAGGGCAAGTACCTCAGCTTGGAGGCTGAGGAGAAGCTTGCGGAATGGGTCCTCACgcagagagagcagcagctgcctgtaaACGAGGAGACTCTCTTCCAGAAAGCCACCAAGATTGGCCGATCCCTCGAAGGTGGCTTCAAGATCTCGTACGAGTGGGCCGTGAGGTTCATGCTGCGGCACCACCTCAGCACGCACACTCGGAGGGCGGTGGCTCACCCGCTCCCCAAAGACGTGGAGGACAACGCCAGCTGCTTCATCGAGTTCGTGCAGCGGCAAATCCACACTCAAGACCTGCCTCTCTCCATGATTGCGGCCATCGATGAAATCTCGCTCTTCCTCGAcgtggaggtgctgagcagcgACGACAGGAAGGAGAATGCTCTGCAGACGGTGGGAACGGGGGACCCCTGGTGCGACGTTGTTCTCACGATCCTCGCCGATGGAAGCGTTCTCCCAACGCTGGTCTTCTACAGGGGCCACGTCCAGCAGCCTGCCAACGTGCCAGAATCGATCATGTTGGAAGCAAAGGAGAACGGATACAGTGACGACGAAGTCATGGAGTTGTGGGCGACCAGAGTGTGGCAGAAGCACACGGAGTGTCAGAACAGCAAGGGCATGCTTGTGCTGGATTGTCACCGAACGCACCTATCAGAAGAAGTACTTTCCTTGCTGAGTGCCTCCAGCACTCTGCCGGCTGttgtccctgctggctgcagctccaaaATCCAACCTCTAGATGTTTGTATAAAAAGGACTGTGAAAAATTTCTTGCATAAAAAGTGGAAAGAGCAAGCCAAGGAGATGGCGGACTCCACGTGCGATTCGGACATTCTTCTCCAGCTGGTTTTATGCTGGCTGGCAGAGGTCCTGGAAGTCATTAGTGACTCTCCTGAACTTGTGCAGCAGTCCTTCCTGGTGGCCAGCGTGCTGCCAGGTCCGGACGGCACGGCCAACTCACCCACACGCAATGCCGACATGCAGGAGGAGCTGATCGCCTctctggaggagcagctgaagctgaacggtgagcagcagcagcaggcagcgaCCGAGGTCCAGGATCGGACCCAGGCCGAGGAATCTGCCGACCCAGAAATCCTCCATCAGCTCTTCGAAGGGGAAAGTGAGACTGAATCGTTTTATGGCTTTGAAGATGCTGATTTGGATCTGATGGAAATCTGA